In Hyperolius riggenbachi isolate aHypRig1 chromosome 1, aHypRig1.pri, whole genome shotgun sequence, the genomic window GTTCATAGTCAATCAGCTGTCGCCAGAAACCAATGTTGGGGTAGATCATAGGCCTCCGTTCCTTTAGGCGGGCATGTGCTTCCAGCAGGGACATTCTTCGGTGCTTCATGAGGTAAGCGAGGCAAACTGTAGCAGATCTGCTGATACCAGCTACACAATGGACTAATGTGCGACCCCCACTTGCTCCTACTTCCTGGATTTTATCTGCTATGGTGTCAAAGTAGTCACACAAGGGTGCCTCAGCTATATCTTCCACAGGAAAGTGCAGATACTCTGAGACAGGAGGCGTACCCGTAGGCCGATCTAAGCAGACGTTGATGATGCAAGTGATACGGTGAGTACGAAGAAGAGTCTTATTGCGGGCTGCTTCTTCATTACTGATGTATAGACATTTTGTTACCTTGATCAGTTTAGAAAAGAGCCTTGGCCTCCTTATATAAAACATGGTTGGCTGCCGGGCCCCTGGTCCTGCATCCATTACAAAGATCAAGTCTTATCTGTTCATCTATAAGAAAAAAATGCTGATATTCAGTACATAATAATAAACAGATTGTTACAGCTACGTACAGAGGGGCAATATTTGTCATTTGGAGCGATCGTGGTTAATTGTTCTGAATAACAGACGCAGGTTGGATCACTGTAGAGACACACTGCTTGATTACAGCCAAGCAGCTACTTCTGTTGTATGGTGAGAGGAGGGGTAGGAAAAACAATTCATAGTTTAGCTATGTCATGGCAGATCAGTTGCAATACACTGTGGCACTGCTGTACAGACACCATATCTGTGCAGGAGACAGTCATGCATGATGATCTCAAACAACGTTTTATCAATGAAAAAGCAAATTCACAAAAGTTAAATTTGGTTCcgcttaagcctcatacacacactagatgaaacttTAACATTGCAGCGCGGCTTTCTTAAAGGACAGGCAcgaattgagaaaaaaaaaatcgacttatctgggacttcctccagcccccggcagcctatctgtcccttgccgcaggGATCCCCTTTATCTGTCCCCGGTATCCCTTCCGTTGCAGataccgacctcgccaggtcggcatcttctgcgtcTCCGCAAGCGTGCAGCTGCGCCACTCAtggtctggagcgttctgcacaggtgcagtacttctGTGCCAGCTTAGAACGCGCCAAACTACATAAGCGCTTTCACgcaaagatgccgacctggcgaggtccgcATCTGCAACCGAGAGGATCCCAGGGACAGATAGGGGGGATCTCTGTGGCAAGGGACATACAGGCTGCCGGGGGCTGGAAGTAGCctcagaaaatgtttttttttttctttttcttttttgcagctaaacccaagtgttctcctcaggctcttttagccaggtgctccactcggctagatttggtgaccacccggctgtcatcggctcacctcctcctatgctgtaagcacagttgccctgcattttcaactcgccccacccggctactaaacCAAATATGTCAAAATACTTTTCACTTTCATGAACATCTGAAGAGGAGAATTCTGAGTGACCTGCTTTACAAATGGACTtgctggggaaaaaaaagaacattACCACCTTTTTGAAACACCTACATCTAGCAAAGAAAAAGAGCTAATTCTGTTATGCCTCGAGCATCTGATAAATCACTACTGATTACTTCTTCCACAGGCCCCCAAGATTACAAAAACATAAAATTGACTGGTaacctaaaggtgcccactaacggtccaatttaacCTTCCAATCGATTGGATTGGATACTGTTAATAGTTTGCAACAAATTATTGGGTTCAGGATCAGATTATTGATCCATTTTTCAGGATTGATTTTAGCTGAAATGATCAGATTGATTATAGGTTAAGGGCCCGTTCCCACTACACCTAAGCAAAtctgcatagaaaaaaaaaatacttgcgaATTTGCTTGCGTTTTTTTATGTGAAT contains:
- the LOC137525405 gene encoding dual specificity protein phosphatase 18-like encodes the protein MDAGPGARQPTMFYIRRPRLFSKLIKVTKCLYISNEEAARNKTLLRTHRITCIINVCLDRPTGTPPVSEYLHFPVEDIAEAPLCDYFDTIADKIQEVGASGGRTLVHCVAGISRSATVCLAYLMKHRRMSLLEAHARLKERRPMIYPNIGFWRQLIDYELALFGKNTVHLMKSPVGIIPSIYEKQTKNMIGLHDGNAEDAMNI